The Primulina huaijiensis isolate GDHJ02 chromosome 18, ASM1229523v2, whole genome shotgun sequence DNA window tatgtgttcacattaggtggtacagttgtaagctgAGTGTCTAAACTGTaaaagattgttgcgctttcgactactgaggctgagtatgttgcagttacagaaactagcaaggagatgatatggttgaaatcctttctggaggaattgggtcagaagcttgaagatagcacattatactgtgacagtcagagtgctattcatttagcaaaaaatcctgtttatcatgctaggacaaagcatatacaggttaagtatcatttcatcagatcagtgctgaaagatggagtcttgatgctaGAGAAGATTCttggaagtaaaaatccagccgatatgctcacgaagacggtaaccattgacaaactgaagttgtgttcaacttcagttggactacaggtataaatggagatatatgagctgctgcactgatggtgtgaagacatgattgaaatcaagtctttaagtgggagaattgttaggtttgattatttaataaggTGAGGCCCacgtattaaataaaataataaaaaactctCATCCCACATCGAAAGCATTGTGAAATTGCTGgaaggaattagttataaatagagctcaattcctccagttattgtatcccaaaatcaaaagctttttagctttgataaaaaaagagtgcatagaaaaaagagtgtatttttttcttgagtgcgggaattctcttgtgtgagttagagaaattattttctcggtatactcgggttgggagtgtgagaaatattgagtgtattgatgtatacacttgttgtaatatttcttccggttataaaagttgcagtgctctgtggacgtagcctatattgggtgaaccacgtaaatctttgtgttcttgttggttattttattccgcatttttgggtactattatcatcgtggtcggcatcgtttCGGGTGTAACTCCCCAACAATGACTCCATCAAAACCGACAAAAATGGATGATAATTGCAATTATAGACTTTTAAAGGCACGCACGTGATTGAACTAATGTTGTAGATATTATCGAATGGAGGGATGTTTCCAAAGCGCTAGCAAGACTCGCCATTTGAATGGGATTTGTTTTGCGCAAGCCTCCGAGTTCGTGCCAAAAGATgcataaaatttgataaaatagtGGGATCACTCTGTGCATCCCTCCAAGACAGCCACTTCTCGTCAACATGGACATCAATATCTCTGCAATACGAAAACTCAAAGATAGGAATAGAAATACAACGAAATAACAGAAATGGGAAATGCTAAATTGAAACATTTCTTTCAAAGCATGGGAATAAGATGAACCGAGTAGGCTCCTGATCCGTCAGACTCAAGCTTGATTATTATCGAGCATGAATATTAACACGACCATTCGTGAGCGTGTTATTACTATAATTATTCGTTTCTGTACTGAATATGTACTATATGATTATACGTAATTAGTTATATTATACTATGTAAATTACAAATCAATCAAACTAATTTCAAATATGACTATATTTATCAATCAAACTAATTTCAAATATGACTATTTATCATTAAAAAACTGATCCAACCGTCTCTTTATAATACAATCGGTAATGTCTTTATGCATACTCGATTTTGAGTCAATAAACTACTAAGCTCAAAAAAAATTCCGGAGTCAGAAAATCTTAAAATTCAGGCACGTTTACAGCCCTGCTTTGAAGTGAAATGCAATGGGAAAGGAATCAAGAACTACCTTTTTAAGGAAAGGACTTCATAATTCCTCCGCAAAAAATCAGCATGGTTCGTGAGGGCTTCTTGTGCATATTGTCTGCCCACAGTTCTTACGGCGGCAGCACTGAGTAAATTTTCCAAGGAACCATGCTTTTTCAAGAGCTTTAAAGCAGTCCTCCGACCAAAACCAGGAACAACATGTTGGATTCCAGGTACACCATCTATTTCATCGCCTAAAATGCATCCTGTCAAACATAGCTTGGCTCAGCTAAAAAAATCCTAAAGAAAATAGTTCGATCATAATGCCATTCTTTCCTAAGCTtggcatatattataaaaaattttcctTCAGAGTTTTCAATGCCGACAAGTGAAACACAGTTGCTACTAGTATTGGCTTAGAGCTTTGCAAGCTGACTTGAATATTGTcacttttaaattcaattatcaAATAGAGTAAAACgtgccaaattttttttagccGAAATATGGttcaatatattttttcgaattcgtgaactttaaatatttattaaatacatttaaaatgACACGAGGCCATAAGCTCAAGCCATAATTCGAACATTTGCATATGAGAGCTAGCTAATTCATCTCAAACCAAACAAATCAGGTTCAACCAAACTTCGAGCTTGACCTTGAATATGAAACAATAAGTAGTAATATGCTCAATTCAATTAGTTTTCACTCCCATCTATACCTCATCTTAGTTCACCAAATAAAATGTTTTAGCCACACATGAATAAAATCAATATGCAATGAAATGCTTACTTAAGCTCAAATCAGACTGTGGATCACAATTGTGTTGAGCTACGTAGTGCTTTATAGTGTAAAAGGACCATCGATCAAACTCTGGTACAGGCAGAACAATCTGGACATCTTCTGATATCAGTTGCTTGAAATCTTTGTCAGGTGAAGCAATAGCAACTCGATATCCCATTTTCAGAACTTCTTCCACAAGTGTTGCAACAACATCGTCTGCTTCGTACCCTTCGATCTTCACAACCTGCAAGCTGAGATCATAAAGCTGAATACTTGGTAACAGCCTTAGTTGTTGCACATTGAAAGCGGTACAAATGACCATCAATAATAGTTTCATGgcatcaaaaatttcaaaagcaTAAAGATTTATTCACCGGCACATTGCATTTCTCAAGAACGTCTATGACAAGCTTTTCTGAGCGTCTATATGTGTTCCTTGCACTTCTCAACCCAGGAAACTGCCGCAATGATCTTCTTCTATTAGCTTTATATGTTGGTAATAGCAGTCTGCGGTGCTCATTGCCACTTTCCCCATCCAAAACCTATAAATTACATATATCATATTTCGATATTGACAGTTAAAACAAAATTGATAAGCATTAATCTTCCCAAGAAAAAATGATAGCACTAGGCATAACCATATACTAGACATTTCTTCTGCACTGCCCCATACAACAGACTCCTGAACACGAAATGTAAAAAAAAGGTAGctcctttcatcatattcaagaaattaacgACACAAATTCATAATATTACACGTAAAGATGAATGGAACATAAGGACAATATCATAACCCAAACAGATTATTAACTTTGAGAAGTTGGAAATTAAAGTAATGCCAGACTGTTAAGGAAATTTCATAATCAAAAGCAAAAGTTTTGTCAATGATATCTTGCCTCGATTCACGATCCAATCTTCTGCTGTTTTTTGGGAGACTTGGTGCCATCTATATTGACAGAATTATAGCTAACTTCTTTAttcatattttgtatttttggaagccttttgtatttatagatgatctACCGTTCAATTGAAATATAATCAAGCATTATATTTCCCAAGAATTCTTGCATGCTATCAAAGCCATATACCTGCAGGCTGTGATATTATtcaaccaaaacaaaaaatgtcTAGCTTAGTGAAAACTCAGGAGCCACAATTCAGCGTCCAAGCATTTCACCAATGCTCTAGCTTAGTTTCAGCCAAATTAACCTCCAGCAATTATTTGGTACCCTCTTGTTCGCAGCTTAGGAATACTTCATCATCTCTTCTCTGATGAAAAACCATCTGTTGAACTTGAAAATGAAAAAGGAGATAGATAAAGTGGTAAATTCGACTATTCTCCATGCATTGTCAATGACGGTCTTTTTCTATCTTGGCTTCTTGGCACGATGAGAGAAGATACCTTGGCCTAAATCTTGATAATGAAACATCATATGAATTATGGTATTCTCTTGAAGAACATACATTTGCTGCCAGTAACTATTGAAAAGGAGGGacatctaaaaaaattattaacgaCACTGAAGAAAGGTTCACAATCTGTGGACGAGTAAATTTGTGACATGCTTGCTGCTATAAAAAAACCAGTTGATGACCTGGACAAAGTGTTTAAATTTGCTAGAGGCTTGGGACCAAGGTATGAGAACTTTCGCTTGGCAACGCTCACGAAGCCACCATATCCCTCTTTTAGTCACTAGCACTTCAAGAACATGAACAGGCCTTGAATGCTCGAAAGGTAGAAGAGAGTTTTCTTGAACATGCTTCAGCTTATTTTGGCCAACACGGACAAGGACGAAACAGAAGAGGTGGTAGAGGCCAGTTCATTTCTAGAGGAGGAGGCTTTACTCCAGAGACAAGTAGGATATTTCAACAATAATCAAGTCAAGGGTAAAAActagtgttctaaaaagcccgATTAAGCAGCTTAAGCTCGCTTAAGCTCGACAAAAACGCCCCGCTTCGGAGAAAAGCGGTCAAACTGTAGTTTGACTGAATTAAGCGTAATTAAGGTGTTTAATCAAGCGTGCTTAAGTACAATTAATCGCatctgtttatttttaaattttttttattttgaaggtatgtcttttaattttaaaataataaattatgtttataatttagatgtttatttttaaattttaattatgattaagcgtgcctgacaatgatttgacaaatatttagcatttttaatgtggtctagttgtaaaaacaaataaagattgtaattttgagatttttttgcttttataaatatgagaattaatgcatcataCTTAAATTTATcgtatttatgtattattttatctatttattggttcgagataattacaattacactaaagataaaaaacgctttttcacgcttaagctccttgaaaagcttggagctcgacatccgTATTTCGGGACGCTTtacgctttttagaaccttggtaAAAACCAAACTGCACAGCCAACACAAAGGCCAAACAACTCCAATTATGAAAAAGAATCATGCCAAATTTGTGGCAAATACAACCATATTGCTATTGATTGTTGGCATAGATTTCATTACTCCTATCAATCTGATGATTTCCCACAAGCTCTTGCTGACATGGCTATTAATGGTCCAAATGATGAAACTTTTTATGTTGATTTGGGAGCCACATCTCAGATGACTAACGATTCAAGTAAACTCTCAGATACAAAACCATATAAAAGAAGTAATGTCATTTATGTTGGAAACGGAGAAAGTTTTCCTATTACTCATACAGGGGATATGTGTGTTGATTCCGACATGGGTAGGCTAAAGCTAAAAGATGTTCTAGTTGTCCCGGAACTGAAAAAGAATTTATTGTCATTTGGTAAGCTAACATCAGATAATTTGTGTACTCTTGAATTCACTACATCCGATTTTGTTGTTAAGGACCGATTCCAAAGGACAATAGTGACGCCAAAAGAAGGGCAACTCTTTGCCTTGGAGGAAACTTCTCAAGAGGTTTTAAGTGCAATAGAAAAATGAGGCTCTTCGGCAAACATATGGTATCAATGTCTTGAACACCTTAACTCCTAACTATAttgaataaaaacaaaaacaatgacATTACCCATTGGATAGCTAAACCTACAGTATGTGTTAGTTGTCAAATGGGAAAGAGCTATAAATTACCTttccaacaattaaataaaactttGGAGCATCCTCTTGAGAAAATTCATTGGGATTTATGGGGTCCTGCGCCTTTGCCATCAAATCAGAATTGCCGTTATTATGTGCtttttgtggatgatttttcaagattcgCGTGGCTTCATCCCTGAAGAAAAAATCAGAATTTTTTTgattgtttaataaagttttaaaaattggtTGAAAAccaatttgagagaaaaatcaaaatctttgaATTCAACTCTCGAAAATTCCCAGCTCTTCTAAGTGACTGTGGAATTGCACTTCATGTTTTATGTCTCGAAACTCCCAAACAGAATGGTGTTGCTGAACGCAAACATCGACATATTGTTGAAATGGGTTTAACAATGATTTTTCATGCTAATATGCCTCTCTCTCTCTTTGGGTTGAATCTTTTCTTACAGCGGTTTATCTAACGAAGAATCGTTGTTTAGAACCACAGACTCGACAAGTACTTGTCACACGACATGTCATTCTTAATGAAGAGGTGTTCCCTCACAAGCCTTCTAATTCTTCTCCTCCTACTTCTGAGCTTATTTTGTTCGAATTTCCATATACTGATGAATGGATTGGATCtaatgaagaagaaatattAGAAGAAATTGTTCCGCAATCTGGTTCGGAAAATTCTCTGCCTAACCAAAATATAGACTATGGTGATCCTATTTTTCTTGCAGGTCCATCTCAATTTAATGATTATGTGGCAACAATTTTGGAGTCTCAATCTGTTGAACATTCTGCTGCGAAGAATCAAAATGACAAAATAAACTCTCTTGAACTATCATGTTCCACTAATGCCACCACTCATACAGATTCTGTTTGCTATGAAGATCCAAAGTGGCTTGCTGAAATGAACGAAGAGCTGAAAGCTTTACATTCAAATGAGACATGACAACTTGTTCCTCATCCACCAAATGTCAATGTTGTAGGCTCAAAGTGGGTATACCGCATCAAATTTAATGAAGATGGGTAGATTGATGGCTACAAAGCTCAATTAGTAGCAAAGGGCTTCACTCAAGTGGCTGGGGTTGATTACGCTGAAACTTTTAGTCTGGTAGTCAAACTAACCATCATTCGACTTGTCATAGCTTTTTCTCTCTCTTTCAATTGGGACATGCGCCAACTTGATGTAAAAAATGCTTTTTGCATGGGTACCTTAAGGAGATAGTATATATGGAACAACCATGGATTTCTTGATCAAGAGTATCCAAATCATGTTTGCTTGTTGAAGAAAACTACTTGTGGGCTCAAACAAGCCCCTCGAGCTTGGTTTGATCACTTGTCACAATGTCTTCTCCACCTTGGATTTTATTGCAGCAACTCAGACTCTCATTTATTTGTCCCCCACTCTACCACAGCTACAATTAttcgtctttatctatgttgacgATATTCTTGTTGAAGGAGATTAACTTCACTCATTCAATCACTAGTTGATCACTGCTTTCTTGGAGACAATTTCCTGGTGGTTTGTTTTTGtcacaaacaaaatacaatACAGATTTATTGATATGAATCTGATGGGCATTACATGCTAATATTTGGAAGGA harbors:
- the LOC140964869 gene encoding uncharacterized protein; the encoded protein is MAEFLEVATSMTMTSTLRGRKELSFLSSFATTHPPPPEFFLSPINSRTQNVKSPKLLKGCLSASCSIRAAVGDKTLFHGKASENEASIRNSNGNLRDKISRKRRVFLLDVNPLCYKGSTPSLESFAHWISLFFSQVSLNDPVIAVLDGESGNEHRRLLLPTYKANRRRSLRQFPGLRSARNTYRRSEKLVIDVLEKCNVPVVKIEGYEADDVVATLVEEVLKMGYRVAIASPDKDFKQLISEDVQIVLPVPEFDRWSFYTIKHYVAQHNCDPQSDLSLRCILGDEIDGVPGIQHVVPGFGRRTALKLLKKHGSLENLLSAAAVRTVGRQYAQEALTNHADFLRRNYEVLSLKRDIDVHVDEKWLSWRDAQSDPTILSNFMHLLARTRRLAQNKSHSNGESC